One window of the Salvia miltiorrhiza cultivar Shanhuang (shh) chromosome 6, IMPLAD_Smil_shh, whole genome shotgun sequence genome contains the following:
- the LOC130987494 gene encoding LOW QUALITY PROTEIN: RNA-binding protein Y14A-like (The sequence of the model RefSeq protein was modified relative to this genomic sequence to represent the inferred CDS: deleted 1 base in 1 codon), with product MANAEAEAVDFEPEEDDLMDEDVGDGSPNRATVPRLKSAITGGGSSTAPKKTKGRGFRDEAAAEADRNARMSAPFDSLDSEGGPGPERSIEGWIILVTGVHEEAQEDDLQNAFGDFGEIKNLHLNLDRRTSFVKGYALIEFEKFEEAQRAINEMNGTELLTQTMNVDWAFSKGPFRRRNIRRRSPRGSHSRSPRRRF from the exons ATGGCGAATGCGGAGGCGGAGGCCGTCGATTTCGAGCCTGAGGAGGACGATCTTATGGACGAGGATGTCGGCGATGGCTCCCCCAACCGAGCCACCGTTCCTCGCCTGAAGTCCGCCATCACCGGCGGCGGCTCCTCCACCGCTCCAAAGAAGACCAAGGGCCGCGGGTTTCGCGACGAGGCCGCTGCTGAAGCGGACCGAAATGCTCGCATGTCCGCCCCCTTCGATTCGCTCGATTCAGAAGGCGGTCCTGGCCCCGAACGAT CTATTGAAGGATGGATTATTCTGGTTACTGGAGTTCATGAAGAGGCTCAAGAGGACGATCTGCAAAACGCATTTGGTGATTTTGGAGAGATAAAGAATTTACACTTGAATCTCGATCGTCGTACGAGTTTTGTCAAG GGCTATGCTCTAATTGAATTTGAGAAGTTTGAGGAGGCACAGAGAGCCATAAATGAGATGAATGGAACTGAACTCCTAACCCAGACCATGAATGTTGACTGGGCGTTCAGCAAAGGTCCATTCAGAAGAAGGAACATTAGGAGGAG ATCACCTCGGGGGTCA CATTCCAGGAGTCCAAGGAGGAGATTCTGA
- the LOC130987493 gene encoding RNA-binding protein Y14A-like yields the protein MANAEAEAVDFEPEEDDLMDEDVGDGSPNRATVPRLKSAITGGGSSTAPKKTKGRGFRDEAAAEADRNARMSAPFDSLDSEGGPGPERSIEGWIILVTGVHEEAQEDDLQNAFGDFGEIKNLHLNLDRRTGFVKGYALIEFEKFEEAQRAINEMNGTELLTQTMNVDWAFSKGPFRRRNIRRRSPRGHHSRSPRRRF from the exons ATGGCGAATGCGGAGGCGGAGGCCGTCGATTTCGAGCCTGAGGAGGACGATCTTATGGACGAGGATGTCGGCGATGGCTCCCCCAACCGAGCCACCGTTCCTCGCCTGAAGTCCGCCATCACCGGCGGCGGCTCCTCCACCGCTCCAAAGAAGACCAAGGGCCGCGGGTTTCGCGACGAGGCCGCTGCTGAAGCGGACCGAAATGCTCGCATGTCCGCCCCCTTCGATTCGCTCGATTCAGAAGGCGGTCCTGGCCCCGAACGAT CTATTGAAGGATGGATTATTCTGGTTACTGGAGTTCATGAAGAGGCTCAAGAGGACGATCTGCAAAACGCATTTGGTGATTTTGGAGAGATAAAGAATTTACACTTGAATCTCGATCGTCGTACGGGTTTTGTCAAG GGCTATGCTCTAATTGAATTTGAGAAGTTTGAGGAGGCACAGAGAGCCATAAATGAGATGAATGGAACTGAACTCCTAACCCAGACCATGAATGTTGACTGGGCGTTCAGCAAAGGTCCATTCAGAAGAAGGAACATTAGGAGGAG ATCACCTCGGGGTCATCATTCCAGGAGTCCAAGGAGGAGATTCTGA
- the LOC130990643 gene encoding RNA-binding protein Y14-like, which translates to MANAEAEAVDFEPEEDDLMDEDVGDGSPNRATVPRLKSAITGGGSSTAPKKTKGRGFRDEAASEADRNARMSAPFDSLDSEGGPGPERSIEGWIILVTGVHEEAQEDDLRNAFGDFGEIMSQPATLNDNLAGVMTWEKRIPPPLQLEGRLRRAAALAAAAAGRQAASCFPPHLISFLSRSREKKSEETQVPQSEIVSAAPEISGDIVTSSRRRSA; encoded by the exons ATGGCGAATGCGGAGGCGGAGGCCGTCGATTTCGAGCCTGAGGAGGACGATCTTATGGACGAGGATGTCGGCGATGGCTCCCCCAACCGAGCCACCGTTCCTCGCCTGAAGTCCGCCATCACTGGCGGCGGCTCCTCCACCGCTCCAAAGAAGACCAAGGGCCGCGGGTTTCGCGACGAGGCCGCTTCTGAAGCGGACCGAAATGCTCGCATGTCCGCCCCCTTCGATTCGCTCGATTCAGAAGGCGGTCCTGGCCCCGAACGAT CTATTGAAGGATGGATTATTCTGGTTACTGGAGTTCATGAAGAGGCTCAAGAGGACGATCTGCGAAACGCATTTGGTGATTTTGGAGAGAtaatgtcacagcccgcaaccctTAATGACAATTTagccggggttatgacttggg AGAAAAGAATACCGCCTCCGCTGCAACTggaaggccggcttcgccgCGCCGCTGCACTCGCGGCGGCGGCCGCTGGTCGTCAGGCCGCCAGCTGCTTCCCCCCTCACCTCATTTCCTTTCTTTCAAGGTCGAGGGAAAAGAAAAGTGAAGAAACCCAAGTTCCTCAGTCAGAAATCGTCTCCGCCGCCCCTGAAATCTCCGGCGACATTGTCACCTCAAGCCGGCGTCGCTCCGCCTGA